In Dyadobacter sp. NIV53, a single window of DNA contains:
- a CDS encoding methylenetetrahydrofolate reductase — MFLQKIKSGESGVMLYGITPPKVGTATERVSEIAQKTLLRVSTLDIDGLVVYDVQDESARTKEERPFPFINAMDPFIFASDYLSGLNVPKIIYRPAGKFSTEELSEWLEKLHESDFYPVFVGIPAPDFPVKTSLEQAYKIWEKHQNTSVIGAVTIPERHEVLQDEDVRILNKMTSGVSYFISQCVFNSDYARRVIEDLAVSCSNKQIAPPTIIFTITACGSSTTLNFMEWLGIHVPDQVKEELLAAENMLDKSVSICLDIASQLTECCIEKGIPFGFNIESVAIRKAEIEASINMAQAISQMLTEKGVRKSIIGENVEILPILRNPASF, encoded by the coding sequence ATGTTTCTGCAAAAAATTAAATCGGGAGAGTCCGGCGTTATGCTTTATGGCATCACGCCTCCAAAAGTTGGCACTGCAACTGAGCGTGTTTCTGAAATTGCCCAAAAAACATTGCTCCGGGTCTCAACACTGGACATTGATGGGCTTGTCGTGTACGATGTCCAGGATGAATCGGCCCGTACCAAAGAGGAGAGGCCGTTTCCATTCATCAATGCGATGGACCCCTTTATATTTGCGTCGGATTACCTGTCTGGTTTAAATGTGCCCAAGATCATATATCGTCCGGCTGGTAAATTTTCAACCGAAGAACTATCCGAATGGTTGGAAAAACTTCATGAGAGCGACTTCTATCCCGTTTTTGTTGGTATCCCGGCACCTGACTTCCCTGTAAAAACGAGTCTCGAACAGGCTTACAAAATCTGGGAAAAACACCAGAATACATCTGTGATAGGGGCAGTGACAATACCAGAACGGCACGAGGTGTTGCAGGATGAGGATGTCAGAATATTAAATAAGATGACGAGTGGCGTGTCGTACTTCATTTCCCAATGTGTTTTTAACAGCGATTATGCGAGGCGCGTGATAGAAGATTTGGCTGTAAGCTGTAGTAATAAACAAATAGCTCCTCCCACGATCATTTTTACAATTACGGCCTGCGGGTCTTCCACGACTTTAAATTTTATGGAATGGTTGGGAATTCATGTTCCTGATCAGGTAAAAGAAGAATTACTAGCGGCTGAGAATATGCTGGATAAGTCGGTGAGTATTTGTTTGGACATTGCTTCACAGCTTACAGAATGCTGTATTGAGAAGGGCATTCCATTCGGATTCAATATTGAAAGTGTGGCGATTAGAAAAGCTGAGATTGAAGCGTCGATAAACATGGCACAGGCGATCAGTCAGATGCTTACAGAGAAAGGTGTGAGAAAATCAATAATCGGAGAGAATGTAGAAATATTACCAATTCTCAGAAATCCAGCCAGTTTTTAA
- a CDS encoding LytTR family DNA-binding domain-containing protein has product MIKNILIIEDEKPNADRLKRLIAAVKPDANILGVVESVSESIDWLLANSAPDLIMMDVRLPDGLSFEIFEKVKPACPVIFTTAYDEYAVRAFKVNSIDYLLKPVEQDELEYSFRMAEERIQKNQIISIESILSQINKKEYRSRFLLPFRDVYKTVLVSDIEYLYSELKITKAKLSNGTEEVLPQTLEELEQQLDPKLFFRVNRQFIIHIDSIKHIHNYFNGKLKIELRKNPEVEIIVSREKATIIKNWLDF; this is encoded by the coding sequence ATGATAAAAAACATCCTGATCATTGAAGATGAAAAACCGAATGCTGACAGGCTGAAAAGGCTGATTGCGGCAGTAAAGCCTGATGCAAATATTTTGGGCGTTGTTGAAAGTGTTTCGGAAAGTATCGACTGGCTGCTGGCCAATAGCGCACCCGACCTGATCATGATGGATGTACGATTGCCTGACGGATTGAGTTTTGAAATTTTTGAAAAAGTAAAACCAGCCTGCCCGGTCATTTTCACAACCGCCTATGACGAATATGCCGTTCGTGCCTTTAAAGTGAACAGCATCGATTATTTATTGAAACCTGTGGAGCAGGACGAACTCGAATATTCATTCCGCATGGCGGAAGAAAGGATACAGAAAAACCAGATCATTTCCATCGAAAGCATTTTAAGCCAGATCAATAAAAAAGAATACCGCAGCCGCTTTCTTCTGCCGTTTCGGGATGTTTACAAAACCGTGCTTGTCAGTGATATCGAATACCTGTATTCGGAATTGAAAATAACAAAAGCGAAACTTTCCAATGGTACTGAAGAAGTATTACCGCAAACCCTGGAGGAACTGGAACAACAGCTTGACCCGAAATTGTTTTTCCGCGTGAACCGCCAGTTTATCATACACATAGACTCCATTAAGCATATTCACAATTATTTCAACGGAAAGCTTAAAATTGAGCTGAGAAAAAATCCTGAAGTGGAAATTATTGTCAGCCGGGAAAAAGCAACAATTATTAAAAACTGGCTGGATTTCTGA
- a CDS encoding sensor histidine kinase: MEKSRNRFITRKSKLIILACFSFVMFYVFTYMLNPYDVWWIHYFARPVTDILTEWGLSLISCTLIAVSSISIHEQLNQKLPWIETPLRRLVVETSINVGSVVLLIFSQLIVMYLLEEKCTEIFGDNKENLWYWQWLTVSIFIALTISAINTGDYLILNWKNAALEATEHKLKSAQHKQAATEAELEALKLQLDPHFVFNNLSVLSELILEDQQLGYQYSENFSKVYRYLLLNSKKDLITLEQEMKFLKAYIFLLKHRAGTGIAFDINIDQAHLNLLLPPMTLQLLIENAMKHNQFLKSNPLQIMVRSGENSDLIVSNSIIPLHKKEHSPGLGLQNIVQRYLLLTDRTPRITNNDLFFTVSIPLIKS; the protein is encoded by the coding sequence ATGGAAAAATCACGTAATCGATTCATAACAAGAAAAAGCAAGCTGATCATCCTGGCTTGTTTCTCATTTGTTATGTTTTACGTGTTTACGTACATGCTCAATCCATACGACGTTTGGTGGATTCATTATTTTGCCAGACCTGTAACAGATATTCTCACAGAGTGGGGTTTGTCTTTGATTTCCTGTACGTTAATAGCAGTTTCGAGCATTTCGATTCATGAGCAATTAAATCAAAAACTTCCATGGATAGAAACGCCGCTCCGCCGGTTGGTAGTGGAAACGTCAATCAATGTTGGGAGTGTGGTTTTGCTGATTTTCAGTCAGTTAATCGTGATGTATTTGCTGGAAGAAAAGTGTACGGAAATTTTTGGCGACAACAAGGAAAATCTCTGGTACTGGCAATGGCTAACGGTAAGTATCTTTATTGCCCTCACTATCAGCGCTATAAACACGGGCGATTACCTTATTCTGAACTGGAAAAACGCGGCTTTGGAAGCAACAGAGCATAAATTAAAATCCGCACAACATAAACAAGCAGCCACCGAAGCGGAACTTGAAGCATTAAAATTACAGCTCGACCCTCATTTTGTTTTCAACAACCTCAGCGTACTTTCCGAACTTATTCTGGAAGATCAGCAGCTTGGTTATCAGTATTCTGAAAATTTTTCCAAAGTGTACAGGTATTTGCTGTTAAATTCTAAAAAAGACCTGATTACCCTCGAACAGGAAATGAAATTTTTGAAGGCCTACATTTTCCTTCTGAAACACCGCGCAGGTACCGGTATCGCTTTTGACATTAATATAGACCAGGCTCATTTGAACCTGCTCCTTCCACCAATGACCTTGCAGTTGCTTATTGAAAATGCTATGAAGCACAATCAATTTCTAAAATCCAACCCGCTGCAAATAATGGTCCGAAGTGGAGAAAATTCGGATCTCATTGTCTCAAATTCAATTATTCCCCTGCATAAAAAGGAGCATTCTCCGGGGCTTGGACTTCAAAATATTGTTCAGCGGTATTTGTTACTAACCGACCGAACGCCCAGGATTACCAACAACGATCTCTTCTTCACAGTATCAATTCCGCTGATAAAATCATGA